From bacterium, the proteins below share one genomic window:
- a CDS encoding GNAT family N-acetyltransferase, translating into MGEEGDLVAMRLARGCRCFAAWLGGELAAYGWLSAEREWIGELELEITPGRREAYIWNCVTLAAHRRKGVFRTLLQAIVAQGRIEGLSRLWIGSVRIPAERALGPSGFLAALRVNSTVISGVRWLKVMPADGADPNLVEAARKVLAVGGRPLRLGTSLRRSRPRRH; encoded by the coding sequence ATGGGGGAGGAGGGCGACCTGGTCGCGATGCGGCTGGCCAGAGGATGCCGCTGCTTTGCCGCCTGGCTTGGCGGTGAACTGGCCGCCTATGGCTGGCTTTCCGCAGAGCGGGAGTGGATCGGGGAGCTCGAGCTGGAGATCACTCCGGGGAGGCGTGAGGCGTACATCTGGAACTGCGTCACGCTGGCCGCCCACCGGCGCAAGGGCGTCTTCCGGACGCTGTTGCAGGCTATCGTGGCGCAGGGGCGCATCGAGGGGTTGAGCCGGCTCTGGATCGGCAGCGTCAGGATCCCGGCGGAGAGGGCGTTGGGACCGTCCGGCTTCCTTGCCGCCCTGCGCGTGAACAGCACCGTGATCTCCGGCGTCCGCTGGCTCAAGGTGATGCCCGCCGACGGGGCGGATCCGAATCTGGTCGAGGCAGCGCGCAAGGTGCTAGCCGTCGGCGGCCGCCCCCTGCGGCTCGGCACCTCGCTGCGCCGCTCCCGGCCGCGCCGCCACTGA
- a CDS encoding citryl-CoA lyase: MSSRRSSKKLRSDLGWSTADRIVVRGHDLAEELIGKVSLGDVAFLELKGRLPTQQESAVFNAIAVALVEHGMTPSALAARLTYFGAPESLQAAVAAGLLGMGDRFGGSVEEAARILQEAVAEAGPEADLRHIARHIVATHKARKRFIAGLGHPLHKPIDPRTPKLFDLAARNGFSGRHVRLMEMLSEEATRSYRRELPVNATGAIGAIASELEIPWRVCRGLAVMARAIGLVAHVQEEIQDPLAGEVWSRVEDESSEHLRS, from the coding sequence ATGAGCAGCAGGCGGTCAAGCAAGAAACTGCGCTCCGACCTCGGCTGGAGCACCGCCGACCGGATCGTGGTCCGCGGCCACGACCTCGCCGAGGAGCTGATCGGCAAGGTCTCGCTCGGCGACGTCGCGTTTCTCGAGCTGAAGGGCCGCCTCCCGACCCAGCAGGAATCGGCCGTCTTCAACGCCATCGCCGTGGCTCTCGTGGAGCACGGCATGACCCCGAGCGCGCTTGCCGCCCGCCTCACCTACTTCGGCGCACCGGAGTCGCTCCAGGCCGCGGTCGCCGCCGGGCTGCTGGGTATGGGGGACCGGTTCGGCGGCTCCGTCGAGGAGGCCGCCCGCATCCTGCAGGAGGCCGTGGCCGAGGCCGGACCGGAGGCCGACCTGCGCCACATCGCGCGCCACATCGTGGCCACGCACAAGGCAAGAAAGCGGTTCATCGCCGGCCTCGGCCACCCCCTTCACAAGCCGATCGATCCCCGGACGCCCAAGCTCTTCGACCTGGCGGCGAGGAACGGCTTTTCCGGCCGGCACGTGAGGCTCATGGAGATGCTCTCGGAAGAGGCCACGCGCAGCTACCGGCGCGAGCTGCCTGTGAACGCGACCGGGGCGATCGGGGCCATCGCGAGCGAGCTCGAGATTCCGTGGCGGGTCTGCCGTGGGCTGGCGGTCATGGCGAGGGCGATCGGCCTGGTCGCGCACGTCCAGGAGGAGATCCAGGACCCGCTCGCCGGCGAGGTCTGGAGCCGGGTCGAGGATGAGTCGTCGGAGCACCTCCGCAGCTGA
- a CDS encoding maleylpyruvate isomerase family mycothiol-dependent enzyme, with protein MSTAVIAPVNPMAAEGKSTVMSVMRRDRRHFFDLVEDPKNWNVQTRCTEWEVRDLVGHMIDVTEGYLSRWEIAKRDESSNSLGLLVMGETLNDHALDFRKLPREEALARLKRAAATMDEIFAALTPDQWTGFMVTHPYMGSLPAGFYPAFHIMDYGIHPYDIHYGLGDKLAELDEATAGLLIPYCFIVMQVTVDQKSAAGVDAVYGIEVSGGWGGKWRARVKDGQWSAQPETDGFKGCQALFRFTPSDFVLTVFGRFPGGSATGDPEVIEKVRGLFFRF; from the coding sequence ATGAGCACCGCAGTAATCGCTCCGGTCAATCCGATGGCGGCCGAGGGCAAGAGCACGGTCATGAGCGTGATGCGCCGCGACCGCCGGCATTTCTTCGACCTGGTCGAGGACCCCAAGAACTGGAACGTCCAGACGCGCTGCACCGAATGGGAGGTGCGTGACCTCGTCGGCCACATGATCGACGTCACCGAGGGCTATCTGAGCCGATGGGAGATCGCCAAGAGGGACGAGAGCTCCAACTCCCTCGGCCTGCTGGTCATGGGCGAGACGCTGAACGACCACGCTCTCGATTTCCGCAAGCTGCCGCGGGAGGAGGCGCTCGCGCGCCTCAAGCGCGCCGCGGCGACGATGGATGAGATCTTCGCGGCGCTCACGCCCGACCAGTGGACCGGCTTCATGGTCACGCATCCGTACATGGGTTCGCTGCCGGCTGGTTTCTATCCCGCGTTTCACATCATGGATTACGGGATTCACCCCTACGACATCCACTACGGATTGGGCGACAAGCTCGCCGAGCTCGACGAGGCGACCGCCGGGCTCTTGATCCCTTACTGCTTCATCGTCATGCAGGTCACGGTCGACCAGAAGTCCGCGGCCGGAGTCGACGCCGTTTACGGCATCGAGGTGTCGGGCGGATGGGGCGGCAAGTGGCGAGCCAGGGTCAAGGATGGTCAGTGGTCGGCGCAGCCGGAGACCGATGGCTTCAAGGGCTGTCAGGCCCTCTTCCGGTTCACGCCGTCGGACTTCGTGCTGACGGTTTTCGGGCGCTTCCCGGGCGGGTCGGCGACCGGCGATCCCGAGGTCATCGAAAAGGTGCGCGGCCTCTTCTTCCGATTCTGA
- a CDS encoding ring-cleaving dioxygenase, giving the protein MPANVPGIHHVTCITGDVQRNVDFYVSVLGLRFIKKSINQDVPDTYHLYFGDYLGTPGTAMTFFGWPSWPKRRTGSGQVTTVAFAVPHGSLEFWRGRLRRLGVDAGRRSRFDSDVLVLEDPDGLQLELVAEGSEPVARGAQPDLRWAPWKEGPVEVEHAIRGFHSVTLTVAEAGATADLLTRTMGFRRAGQDGGRTRFETAAGGPAATLDLVESPEGPVGAESLGTVHHVAWRAAEDAQQSAWRAALIEAGLNVTPVIDRYYFRSIYYREPGGSLFEIATDGPGFTVDEAPEALGSTLSLPPWFQVRRDTLDHTLTPIVVPTTATTGAGH; this is encoded by the coding sequence TTGCCCGCCAACGTGCCCGGCATCCACCACGTCACGTGCATCACCGGCGACGTTCAGAGGAACGTCGACTTTTACGTCAGCGTCCTCGGCCTGCGGTTCATCAAGAAAAGCATCAACCAGGACGTCCCCGACACCTACCACCTGTATTTCGGCGACTACCTGGGGACGCCGGGCACGGCAATGACGTTCTTCGGCTGGCCCAGCTGGCCCAAGCGCCGGACCGGCAGCGGCCAGGTGACCACGGTTGCGTTTGCGGTGCCACACGGTTCGCTCGAGTTCTGGCGCGGCCGCCTTCGCCGGCTCGGCGTCGACGCCGGCCGGAGGAGCCGTTTCGACAGCGACGTCCTCGTCCTCGAGGATCCCGACGGCCTCCAGCTCGAGCTGGTCGCCGAAGGCTCGGAGCCGGTCGCGCGCGGGGCGCAGCCCGATCTCCGCTGGGCACCCTGGAAGGAGGGCCCGGTCGAGGTGGAGCATGCGATCCGTGGCTTCCACTCGGTCACCCTCACGGTCGCCGAGGCCGGCGCGACCGCCGACCTCCTCACCAGGACGATGGGCTTCCGCAGGGCCGGTCAGGACGGCGGCCGGACCCGCTTTGAAACCGCAGCCGGCGGCCCAGCCGCCACGCTCGACTTGGTCGAGTCGCCGGAGGGCCCAGTCGGAGCGGAGTCCCTGGGCACGGTGCATCACGTCGCGTGGAGGGCCGCGGAAGATGCCCAACAGTCCGCCTGGCGCGCGGCACTGATCGAGGCGGGCCTCAACGTGACGCCGGTGATCGACCGCTACTACTTCAGGTCAATCTACTACCGAGAGCCGGGTGGGAGCCTTTTCGAGATCGCTACCGACGGCCCTGGATTCACGGTGGACGAGGCCCCGGAAGCGCTGGGCTCCACCCTGAGCTTGCCGCCCTGGTTCCAAGTGAGGCGCGACACCTTGGACCACACCCTGACGCCGATCGTCGTACCGACCACGGCGACGACGGGCGCGGGCCATTGA